A single Bosea sp. PAMC 26642 DNA region contains:
- a CDS encoding glycosyltransferase family 4 protein has translation MAGSTSFRPAVLALLPFTVNDSLQLAILREMRQRDIDVFIAVLEQGSGGYTADAAEDFRSDQRLIDMRGLKISKSVNFISEIVANFKIELLLQVGAPSAYCQIPYVKEINPSVKIIDTLYNRSAHSLDHFLYEKCFDAVVVESQDMRGFIASNTAKADAQIHVIESGIDLGRFSPTTNLEGEPGQKPFVVGYLGRMSPEKNPLGFVDLAERLHQVIPELRFRIYGEGPMAAQVSARIASSSASKTIVFEGFAESSAAALAEIDVLVVPSKLDGRPNVIMEANGCGVPVIGAPVGGIPELIVPGVNGFVLAPDRHIEITDLLARWLADPMEFAVIQASSRSMAEKRFDRSRMMDAYEAVYRRFLPAG, from the coding sequence ATGGCAGGCTCGACGTCTTTCCGCCCTGCTGTCCTCGCGCTTCTCCCGTTTACGGTAAACGATAGTCTGCAGCTGGCGATACTGCGTGAAATGCGTCAGCGTGACATTGACGTCTTCATAGCCGTTCTCGAGCAGGGCAGCGGCGGTTACACTGCCGATGCCGCCGAGGACTTTCGGTCTGACCAGCGGCTTATCGATATGAGAGGCCTAAAAATCTCGAAGTCGGTCAACTTCATTTCAGAAATTGTCGCAAACTTTAAAATCGAACTCCTGTTACAGGTCGGCGCTCCATCTGCTTACTGTCAGATTCCATATGTAAAAGAGATTAATCCCTCTGTTAAGATAATCGATACGCTTTACAATAGGTCAGCGCATAGCCTCGACCATTTCCTCTACGAAAAATGCTTCGACGCGGTCGTCGTTGAAAGTCAGGATATGCGTGGCTTCATCGCTTCGAATACCGCGAAAGCCGACGCGCAGATCCATGTGATCGAAAGCGGTATCGATCTCGGTCGCTTCAGCCCGACGACAAATCTAGAGGGCGAACCAGGCCAGAAGCCCTTCGTCGTAGGTTACCTTGGCAGGATGTCGCCCGAGAAGAACCCGCTGGGTTTCGTCGATTTGGCGGAGCGGCTCCATCAGGTCATTCCGGAACTGCGATTCCGGATCTATGGTGAAGGCCCGATGGCAGCGCAGGTTTCCGCGCGGATTGCGTCGAGCTCCGCTTCCAAGACGATCGTTTTCGAAGGTTTCGCGGAATCATCGGCCGCAGCTCTGGCGGAGATCGACGTCCTTGTCGTTCCTTCGAAGCTTGATGGCCGCCCGAACGTGATCATGGAAGCGAACGGGTGTGGAGTTCCGGTGATCGGTGCGCCGGTGGGTGGCATCCCGGAATTGATCGTTCCCGGCGTCAATGGCTTCGTGCTCGCGCCAGATCGGCATATCGAGATAACGGATCTGCTGGCTCGATGGCTTGCCGACCCGATGGAATTTGCAGTGATCCAGGCATCCTCGCGCTCCATGGCTGAGAAACGGTTCGATCGATCGCGAATGATGGATGCATATGAAGCGGTCTATCGCCGATTCCTGCCGGCGGGTTAG
- a CDS encoding glycosyltransferase family 2 protein, whose protein sequence is MSAVSAAPLLSYIVLSYNYECYIGQTLRSIQEQSVQDFEIVVVDDASSDGSREVIRSFDDPRIRLFVNDRNMGGAWSYNRAVEAARGKWLVNLDADDWIAPGKAQVQLDLAQADHRLDIVGTYVNAVDVNGDPHPQRQEVEDYCNRRLNLNTVDTWVGQNPLCRSSTMILREAHIRIGLDDPTMVRAPDYELWTRALRHDCRFGVIPERLTYLRLTSSGVTHGDPVTTFLEMTYATLRNLYPVAEKRSLLLSVQRMIDWVSSHDFLSSLPRVEAHRLVGMMLTTPSMGNFQAFRQFLADRDNDPALMSIGQRCLAMSQRKTLNSDQVQDLMEARDFWFNNSKEWQIHSHSKDAAIEEIRQSLHSALDELSELKLFCENTKKRTLQWQARRLSALLSSRFSRLR, encoded by the coding sequence ATGTCTGCCGTGAGCGCTGCCCCACTGCTGTCCTACATCGTGCTCTCGTATAACTACGAATGCTATATCGGTCAGACGCTCCGCAGCATCCAGGAGCAGTCTGTCCAGGATTTCGAGATCGTAGTGGTCGACGATGCCTCGTCGGACGGCTCCCGCGAGGTGATCCGCAGCTTCGATGATCCGCGTATCCGGCTTTTCGTCAACGACCGCAACATGGGCGGTGCCTGGAGCTACAACCGGGCGGTCGAAGCAGCGCGCGGCAAATGGCTGGTCAATCTCGATGCGGATGACTGGATCGCGCCAGGCAAGGCGCAAGTTCAACTCGATCTGGCACAAGCCGATCATCGCCTCGACATCGTCGGAACATATGTCAACGCAGTTGACGTGAATGGCGACCCACATCCGCAACGGCAGGAAGTGGAAGATTATTGCAATCGACGATTGAACCTCAACACAGTCGATACTTGGGTGGGGCAAAATCCGCTGTGCCGGTCATCGACGATGATCCTTCGCGAAGCCCATATCCGGATCGGACTCGACGACCCGACGATGGTCAGAGCGCCTGACTATGAACTCTGGACGCGTGCATTGCGCCATGATTGCCGTTTTGGTGTCATTCCGGAACGCCTGACCTATTTGCGCCTTACTTCCAGCGGCGTGACACATGGCGATCCCGTAACCACTTTCTTGGAGATGACCTACGCAACACTGCGCAATCTCTATCCCGTTGCGGAAAAGCGCTCGTTGCTCCTGTCGGTTCAACGAATGATCGACTGGGTCTCAAGCCATGATTTTCTGAGCTCACTGCCACGTGTCGAAGCCCATCGGCTTGTCGGCATGATGCTGACAACGCCTTCGATGGGAAACTTCCAGGCGTTCAGACAGTTTCTGGCCGATCGCGACAACGATCCCGCCTTGATGTCGATCGGTCAGCGATGTCTGGCGATGTCACAGCGCAAAACTTTGAATAGCGACCAAGTACAGGATCTTATGGAAGCTCGGGACTTCTGGTTCAATAATTCAAAGGAATGGCAAATTCACTCACATTCGAAAGATGCCGCGATAGAAGAGATACGACAATCATTGCATTCTGCGTTAGACGAGCTTTCTGAACTCAAACTATTCTGCGAAAATACGAAAAAAAGGACATTGCAATGGCAGGCTCGACGTCTTTCCGCCCTGCTGTCCTCGCGCTTCTCCCGTTTACGGTAA
- a CDS encoding ABC transporter ATP-binding protein: MAHIVLDKASVELAVYNSRGRALKSEILRRTVGGGLQNDRDSSIQLVKALNEISFEAKDGDRIGLVGGNGAGKTTLLRVLSRVYPPTSGYATIEGRIASLIDLSMGMDTDATGYDNIEMRSIMLGLDYQQAEAIIPDVEEFSQLGEFLSLPIRTYSSGMMLRLAFAVSTAVHPDVLILDEVIGVGDAAFAERAEQRLRTMIQKASIMFLASHDSNSIKRFCNRTLWMKSGKLMMDGAPDEVLAAYAADGAA, encoded by the coding sequence ATGGCTCATATCGTTTTGGACAAGGCCAGTGTCGAGCTTGCGGTCTATAATTCGCGCGGCCGCGCACTCAAGAGCGAGATTTTGAGGCGAACGGTCGGCGGGGGCCTTCAAAATGATCGCGACAGCAGCATTCAGTTGGTCAAAGCGCTGAACGAGATCAGCTTCGAGGCCAAAGACGGTGACCGGATCGGGCTCGTCGGTGGAAATGGCGCCGGTAAGACGACGCTTTTGCGGGTACTCAGCCGCGTTTACCCACCGACTTCGGGCTACGCCACGATCGAAGGCCGCATCGCCTCGCTGATCGACCTCTCAATGGGTATGGATACCGACGCCACGGGGTATGACAACATCGAGATGCGCAGCATTATGTTGGGCTTGGACTATCAGCAGGCGGAAGCGATAATTCCCGACGTTGAAGAGTTCAGCCAACTCGGCGAGTTCCTGTCGCTGCCGATCCGCACATATTCCAGCGGTATGATGTTGCGGCTGGCCTTTGCCGTCAGCACCGCGGTTCATCCCGATGTCCTGATTCTCGACGAAGTGATCGGTGTTGGCGACGCGGCTTTCGCGGAGCGTGCCGAGCAGCGGCTGCGCACGATGATCCAGAAGGCGAGCATCATGTTCCTGGCCTCCCATGACAGCAATTCGATCAAACGGTTTTGCAACCGCACGCTCTGGATGAAGAGCGGAAAGCTGATGATGGATGGCGCGCCCGATGAGGTCCTTGCGGCATACGCAGCGGATGGCGCCGCTTGA
- a CDS encoding rhamnan synthesis F family protein, which translates to MFEKFRTGRGRGYPAHIRARAILQHIRQKIAANTLGRLFVSPWGRRVRSGFAEIGGHSRRPSLNLAILAHVYYLDIVPEILDARKVLDARVALHLTVPFDKVGELDALVSGLPDIVLHACENRGRDIAPFLTVLNSGALDRYDAVLKLHTKRSPHLRDGEVRRKLLFAMLCGEQHATFRALSAFEDALIGMVGWRDCFRSDPLYWMDNEERVRSVAERMGAADSVKLGFFEGSMFWFRPSAFSALRSLHLAPEDFEAEAHQLDGTLHHAVERCFTIAARSKGFLVKDLRGRLLD; encoded by the coding sequence GTGTTCGAAAAATTTAGAACCGGACGGGGACGTGGCTATCCTGCGCATATCCGCGCACGTGCGATCCTGCAGCATATCAGGCAGAAGATCGCGGCCAACACACTCGGACGGCTTTTCGTTTCGCCATGGGGTAGGCGGGTTCGGAGCGGATTTGCAGAAATTGGGGGCCATTCCAGGCGCCCCTCCCTGAACCTCGCAATTCTCGCGCATGTGTATTACCTCGATATCGTTCCTGAAATTCTGGATGCGCGCAAGGTTCTCGATGCGCGGGTTGCGCTGCACCTGACCGTACCATTTGACAAGGTGGGCGAGCTCGATGCTCTGGTGAGCGGCCTTCCCGACATCGTTCTTCACGCCTGCGAGAATCGCGGCCGCGACATAGCGCCGTTTTTGACGGTCCTGAATTCCGGTGCGCTGGACCGCTATGACGCTGTCCTGAAGCTTCACACCAAACGAAGCCCGCATCTGCGAGACGGCGAGGTCCGCCGCAAGCTTTTGTTTGCGATGCTGTGCGGCGAGCAACACGCGACATTCCGGGCTTTGAGCGCCTTTGAGGATGCCTTGATCGGCATGGTCGGTTGGCGAGACTGTTTCCGATCCGACCCGCTCTACTGGATGGACAACGAGGAAAGGGTACGCAGCGTCGCAGAACGGATGGGCGCGGCCGACAGCGTCAAGCTCGGATTTTTCGAGGGTTCGATGTTCTGGTTCAGGCCCTCGGCTTTTTCCGCGCTGAGAAGCCTGCATTTGGCACCGGAGGATTTCGAGGCAGAAGCACATCAACTCGACGGAACCCTACACCACGCTGTCGAACGCTGTTTCACGATCGCTGCAAGATCGAAAGGCTTCCTCGTCAAGGATTTGCGCGGGCGTCTGTTGGATTGA
- a CDS encoding ERF family protein produces MTRPACSNRLSDAPSSIPPQALSLLSAALARGADSEMMERLIGFHERAEAHEARKSFEKALAAAKAKIPVIAKNRQTMLGRQPYRYEDLAEIARTITPILTRRGLSYRFRSHSTGALVTVVCVISHRDGHSEENSLSASPDESGEKNSIQAIGSTLTYLQRMTLKAALGLAASDDDDGQAAGACTAISRQQARELLDLVEEVGADKDALLHFFQIKGVTDLPAARYRQALSMLNSRRSN; encoded by the coding sequence ATGACAAGACCGGCCTGCAGTAACCGGCTGAGTGATGCCCCCTCATCCATCCCGCCACAAGCACTGAGCTTGCTAAGCGCTGCCTTGGCCCGCGGTGCGGATAGCGAGATGATGGAGCGATTGATCGGGTTCCACGAGCGCGCTGAGGCCCATGAAGCCCGCAAGTCGTTCGAGAAGGCCCTGGCCGCAGCCAAAGCCAAAATCCCAGTGATTGCCAAGAACCGTCAGACGATGCTGGGCCGGCAGCCCTATCGCTATGAGGATCTGGCCGAGATCGCCCGCACGATCACTCCGATCTTGACCAGGCGTGGGCTTTCCTACCGCTTCCGCTCGCATAGCACAGGCGCGCTGGTCACGGTGGTCTGCGTGATCTCGCACCGCGATGGCCACAGCGAAGAGAACAGTCTCTCGGCCAGCCCCGACGAGAGTGGGGAGAAGAACAGCATTCAGGCGATCGGCTCGACGCTGACCTATCTCCAACGGATGACCCTGAAGGCTGCTTTGGGTCTTGCCGCATCCGACGACGATGACGGTCAGGCCGCTGGTGCATGCACCGCGATCTCACGACAGCAAGCGCGCGAGCTGCTGGACCTGGTCGAGGAGGTCGGAGCCGACAAGGATGCGCTGCTGCATTTCTTCCAGATCAAGGGCGTTACCGACTTACCGGCCGCGCGGTATCGACAGGCGCTCTCCATGCTCAACTCCAGGAGGAGCAACTAA
- a CDS encoding NAD-dependent epimerase/dehydratase family protein, with protein MRLLVTGAGGFVGRHVLAAAAARGWHVMRASRAATAANPFEIALGAEFWSRSDFARAIAASRPDCILHLAGVTGATDRRTMFEANTLLAGELLAAAAEQAEPPRVVLLGSAAEYGFVAADAQPAAESSACLPTTDYGIAKYAQTLLGLAAAAGGMPVLVARLFNPVGTGMPPHLALPSFARQLIGPIGNEVRMKVGDLGVSRDFIDVQETARLLLDLAELPKWDWPLVNLCSGRAFVLRDLLDQMIAASGLRVAIETSSSLQRPGGMRILTGDIRRLAAFGLSPNVPDFQALLPMLLKEARGE; from the coding sequence ATGCGCCTTCTGGTCACAGGCGCTGGCGGCTTCGTCGGTCGACATGTCCTGGCAGCCGCCGCCGCGAGAGGCTGGCACGTCATGCGAGCCAGCCGTGCCGCGACCGCCGCAAATCCCTTCGAGATCGCGCTTGGCGCTGAATTTTGGTCGCGGTCGGATTTCGCCCGTGCGATCGCCGCATCGCGGCCGGATTGCATCCTGCATCTCGCAGGCGTAACCGGTGCGACTGACCGGCGGACCATGTTTGAGGCGAACACGCTGCTCGCTGGCGAGTTGCTCGCCGCCGCGGCTGAGCAAGCGGAGCCGCCCCGAGTGGTGCTGCTCGGTTCGGCTGCGGAGTACGGCTTTGTCGCGGCGGACGCTCAGCCCGCCGCGGAAAGTAGCGCCTGCCTGCCGACGACCGACTATGGCATCGCGAAATACGCCCAGACACTTCTGGGGCTGGCTGCAGCCGCGGGTGGGATGCCGGTGCTCGTTGCACGGCTTTTCAATCCGGTCGGAACGGGCATGCCGCCGCATCTGGCGCTGCCATCGTTTGCAAGACAGCTCATCGGTCCGATTGGAAACGAGGTCCGGATGAAGGTCGGCGATCTCGGTGTCAGCCGCGATTTCATCGATGTGCAAGAGACGGCCAGACTTCTGCTGGACCTGGCCGAATTGCCCAAATGGGATTGGCCTCTTGTCAACCTTTGCAGCGGCCGCGCGTTCGTCCTGCGCGACTTGCTTGATCAGATGATCGCCGCGAGCGGACTGCGCGTTGCAATCGAGACCAGCTCGTCGCTGCAACGTCCAGGGGGTATGCGGATCCTGACCGGCGATATCCGCCGCCTCGCGGCATTTGGACTTTCACCGAACGTACCGGACTTCCAGGCGCTGTTGCCGATGCTGTTGAAGGAAGCGCGCGGAGAGTGA
- a CDS encoding NeuD/PglB/VioB family sugar acetyltransferase, with amino-acid sequence MSIFICGAGGLAREVFAVLESAGDTVTGFCVEPGYTTGILRGLPVRDHFARDEPDPCFVIAIGDGRTRARLAAQLADARWTTALHQAAVLGPNVLLGDGVMVLGPCSATTDVAIGSHALINPGCTIAHDCTIGAFVSLGPAVSLAGGVIIEEGASLGIGAKVAPGCRIGAWAVVGAGAVVIRDVAAGDTVVGVPARSHRPDRS; translated from the coding sequence ATGAGCATCTTCATTTGCGGGGCTGGAGGATTGGCGCGAGAGGTCTTTGCCGTGCTTGAAAGCGCCGGTGACACGGTCACGGGGTTTTGCGTCGAGCCTGGATACACGACCGGCATCCTGCGCGGTTTGCCGGTTCGCGACCATTTTGCGCGGGACGAGCCCGACCCATGCTTTGTTATTGCCATCGGCGATGGACGAACACGCGCCAGGCTGGCGGCTCAGTTAGCTGATGCTCGCTGGACTACGGCGCTGCATCAGGCAGCGGTTCTGGGTCCGAATGTTTTGCTCGGTGACGGCGTTATGGTTTTGGGTCCGTGTTCGGCCACGACGGATGTCGCCATCGGCTCCCACGCCTTGATCAATCCGGGCTGCACGATCGCCCATGATTGTACGATCGGCGCATTCGTGAGCCTCGGACCGGCGGTGTCGCTGGCCGGAGGCGTTATCATCGAGGAAGGAGCGAGTCTCGGCATCGGAGCCAAGGTTGCTCCTGGCTGCAGGATAGGTGCCTGGGCCGTCGTCGGTGCGGGAGCTGTCGTAATCCGAGACGTGGCCGCGGGCGACACGGTCGTCGGCGTGCCGGCGCGAAGCCATCGACCCGATCGGAGTTGA
- a CDS encoding sugar phosphate nucleotidyltransferase, producing MQAIVMAGGKGSRLHPYSAIFPKPLMPLGEKSILEILLLRLRAAGVTDVIIAVNHLRHLIEAFFGDGSRFDLKISYSVEDKPLGTAGPVGLLFDRLGDEFILTNGDLLTTLDVSALLADHRARGADATIGAYRRELKSEFGLLEVDDSMRMTGYREKPTYEHLVSMGIYVLRREAVRRWITPGDYLDMPVLMQRMQEAGQTVLCHSQACFWLDIGRPADFAEAQRMIEDDAQAFVPANSG from the coding sequence ATGCAGGCAATCGTCATGGCCGGCGGCAAGGGATCCCGGCTCCATCCCTACTCGGCGATCTTCCCCAAGCCGCTTATGCCGCTTGGCGAAAAGTCGATCCTCGAGATCCTGCTGCTCCGGTTACGAGCGGCCGGCGTCACCGACGTCATCATTGCCGTAAACCATCTGCGACACCTCATCGAGGCGTTCTTCGGCGATGGTTCGCGTTTCGATCTCAAGATTAGCTACAGCGTCGAGGACAAACCACTGGGCACCGCAGGCCCGGTCGGTCTGCTATTCGACAGGCTTGGCGACGAATTCATCCTCACCAATGGCGACCTTCTGACGACGCTGGATGTCAGCGCTCTTCTCGCCGACCATCGCGCCCGCGGTGCCGACGCCACGATCGGTGCATATCGCCGGGAGCTGAAATCGGAATTCGGCCTGCTCGAGGTCGATGACAGCATGCGCATGACCGGATATCGCGAAAAGCCAACTTACGAACATCTGGTCAGCATGGGCATTTATGTGTTGCGGCGCGAAGCTGTCCGCCGATGGATCACGCCCGGTGACTATCTGGATATGCCGGTATTGATGCAGAGAATGCAGGAAGCGGGTCAGACCGTGCTCTGTCACAGCCAGGCATGTTTCTGGCTCGATATCGGCCGTCCTGCAGATTTCGCCGAAGCTCAGCGCATGATCGAAGATGATGCGCAGGCATTTGTGCCGGCCAATTCCGGCTGA
- a CDS encoding ABC transporter permease, with translation MIYFVQSPTGAASGDIRATGGGLPMLARPCIGTTVRNAQEKQGSGKIYMGLVIRGAADVLGGLGAWRMWWMLAKNDVIRRYRRSRVGQLWLTLSMAVMIFGMGAVYASLFGTSMADYLPHLGTGLVLWGLISQTITESCSSFTENDSIIRQIALPRFTYLLRTISRNIFVFAHNIIILPIVFLIYGSPINWHIILFIPGALLVLANLAWAGYLLAILSARFRDIPQIIASIMQVAFFVSPVVFKPSQLRVDHPVLILNPFASMLDVMREPLLGNLPSLASYLILLGLLIFGWLVSLAFAGKYSHRVVYWL, from the coding sequence TTGATCTACTTCGTCCAATCACCTACAGGAGCTGCAAGTGGAGATATCCGCGCAACAGGGGGCGGCTTGCCAATGCTCGCGCGTCCATGCATTGGAACGACCGTCAGGAATGCTCAAGAGAAGCAGGGCTCCGGGAAAATTTACATGGGTTTGGTAATACGAGGGGCTGCCGACGTCCTTGGAGGCCTCGGCGCCTGGCGCATGTGGTGGATGCTGGCCAAGAACGATGTGATCCGTCGCTACCGACGCTCCCGCGTAGGCCAGCTTTGGCTCACGCTTAGCATGGCGGTCATGATCTTTGGAATGGGAGCGGTTTATGCATCGCTGTTCGGCACGTCCATGGCTGACTACCTACCGCATCTCGGCACGGGGCTCGTATTATGGGGACTGATTTCACAGACGATAACCGAAAGCTGCTCGAGCTTCACCGAAAACGACAGTATCATTCGACAGATTGCGTTGCCACGATTTACTTATCTTCTTCGAACCATTTCACGCAATATATTTGTTTTTGCCCATAATATTATTATCTTGCCGATTGTTTTCTTGATTTATGGGTCACCGATCAACTGGCACATCATCTTGTTCATCCCGGGGGCGCTGCTCGTGCTAGCCAATCTGGCATGGGCTGGCTATCTGCTTGCGATCCTCTCGGCGCGCTTTCGTGACATCCCGCAGATCATAGCGAGCATCATGCAAGTCGCATTCTTTGTCTCTCCGGTTGTTTTCAAGCCGTCGCAGCTTCGCGTCGACCATCCGGTGCTCATTTTGAACCCGTTTGCCAGCATGTTGGATGTTATGCGTGAGCCGCTGCTCGGAAATTTGCCGAGTTTGGCCTCCTATCTCATTTTACTTGGCCTGCTGATCTTCGGGTGGCTGGTTAGCCTGGCATTCGCGGGCAAATACTCGCACCGCGTCGTCTACTGGCTCTGA
- a CDS encoding IS481 family transposase: protein MGQVHHGSATTTSAVRRAIQHSQESLRALAKRYGINQKTVAKWKNRTSVADVPTGPKNPTSTVLTVEEEAVIVAFRRHTLRPLDDCLYALQPTIPMLTRSSLHRCLQRHGISRLPEVEGETTAKTKFKSYPIGFCHIDLAEVRTAEGRLYMFVAIDRTSKFAFVELHREAKQRTAGDFLRRLIEAVLYKIHTVLTDNGIHFTTPGAGGSAVPLIKEAMANGELFRAHAFELACAKAVIDHRTTKPKHPWTNGQVERMNRTIKEATVKRYHYDDHAQLERHLADFVAAYNFGRRLKTLKGLTPYEFICKRWTIEPEKFNLNPLQQMPGLNI from the coding sequence ATGGGCCAGGTTCACCACGGGAGCGCCACAACGACATCGGCGGTCCGTCGAGCGATACAGCATAGTCAAGAGAGCCTGAGGGCTCTGGCGAAGCGCTACGGCATCAACCAGAAGACCGTCGCGAAGTGGAAGAATCGCACTTCGGTCGCCGATGTGCCGACAGGGCCGAAGAACCCGACCTCGACGGTGCTGACGGTCGAAGAGGAAGCGGTGATCGTCGCCTTTCGGCGGCACACATTGCGGCCACTCGACGACTGCCTTTACGCCCTGCAGCCGACGATCCCGATGCTGACGCGGTCATCGTTGCATCGCTGCCTGCAGCGTCACGGGATCAGCCGCCTGCCAGAAGTCGAAGGCGAGACGACCGCGAAGACGAAGTTCAAGAGCTACCCGATCGGCTTCTGCCACATCGACCTTGCCGAAGTGCGGACCGCCGAAGGCAGGCTTTATATGTTCGTCGCCATCGATCGGACCAGCAAGTTCGCCTTCGTCGAGCTTCATCGTGAAGCCAAGCAGCGGACGGCTGGCGATTTCCTCCGGCGGTTGATCGAAGCGGTCCTCTACAAGATCCACACGGTGTTGACCGACAACGGCATCCACTTCACGACGCCCGGCGCTGGCGGCTCGGCCGTGCCGCTGATCAAGGAGGCGATGGCGAACGGAGAACTCTTCCGCGCCCACGCTTTCGAACTCGCCTGCGCCAAAGCCGTTATCGACCATCGGACCACCAAGCCGAAGCACCCCTGGACCAATGGACAGGTCGAGCGGATGAACCGCACGATCAAGGAAGCGACCGTCAAACGTTACCACTACGACGATCACGCGCAGCTCGAACGCCACCTCGCCGACTTCGTCGCGGCATACAACTTCGGCCGCAGGCTCAAGACCCTCAAAGGCCTCACGCCCTACGAGTTCATCTGCAAACGCTGGACGATCGAGCCCGAAAAGTTCAACCTCAATCCGCTCCAGCAAATGCCGGGACTAAACATCTAG
- a CDS encoding DegT/DnrJ/EryC1/StrS family aminotransferase → MQTSGPINARKIRVLIPRLPDVAAIAPHIARIDAARTYSNHGPLSREFSDGLSALTGAGGVTLTCNGTAAIEIALRARANPGAGLCLMPAFTFIASAHAVCNAGLTPHLLEVDPDTLVLTPAIAEAALTELPQAPSAVLVVSAFGAPPDLRAWAAFEDRHGIPVVFDAAAAVTALSGIGLQPVCVSLHATKVLGIGEGGAILSSDQALVERMTGMTGFGFVGQERVSTVRGGNYRLSEYAAAIGLVVLDGLPEQIERLRALTATYRQLLHNKRSRLQIGAGTDWVTMTLNAVIPPDEVEATLTRLSEADIEWRRWWGLGCHRHPAFADVPRCDLSGTDALAPCVIGLPFHDELSEEDVWRVVSCLP, encoded by the coding sequence ATGCAGACCAGTGGACCGATCAATGCCCGCAAAATCAGGGTATTGATCCCTCGATTGCCGGATGTCGCGGCAATTGCACCCCACATCGCCCGAATCGACGCGGCCCGCACATACAGCAATCACGGCCCGCTAAGCCGTGAATTCTCCGACGGCCTGAGCGCGCTGACCGGAGCTGGCGGCGTCACACTGACCTGCAACGGGACTGCCGCGATCGAGATCGCACTGCGCGCCAGGGCCAATCCCGGAGCAGGCCTGTGTCTGATGCCGGCCTTTACCTTCATCGCAAGTGCGCATGCCGTCTGCAACGCCGGACTGACGCCGCACCTGCTCGAAGTCGATCCCGATACGCTGGTGCTGACGCCGGCGATAGCCGAAGCCGCGTTGACTGAATTGCCGCAGGCGCCTTCAGCCGTGCTCGTGGTCAGCGCATTTGGCGCCCCTCCCGATCTGAGGGCATGGGCCGCCTTCGAGGATCGGCACGGCATCCCGGTGGTCTTCGATGCCGCGGCGGCGGTGACTGCCCTATCGGGGATTGGTCTCCAGCCCGTCTGTGTCAGCCTGCACGCGACGAAGGTTCTGGGCATCGGCGAAGGCGGTGCAATCCTGTCCTCGGATCAGGCGCTGGTCGAGCGGATGACCGGCATGACCGGGTTCGGCTTCGTTGGCCAGGAGCGCGTGTCGACGGTTCGCGGCGGCAATTATCGCCTGTCGGAATATGCAGCCGCGATCGGTCTCGTCGTACTGGATGGCCTGCCGGAGCAAATCGAGCGGTTAAGGGCGCTGACCGCGACATACCGTCAGTTGCTTCACAACAAGCGCTCGCGGCTTCAGATTGGCGCCGGCACAGATTGGGTGACGATGACACTGAATGCGGTCATCCCGCCGGACGAGGTCGAGGCGACCCTAACGCGGCTGTCGGAGGCCGACATCGAATGGCGGCGCTGGTGGGGGCTGGGCTGCCATCGTCACCCTGCCTTTGCGGACGTGCCGCGTTGCGATCTGTCGGGAACGGACGCGCTGGCGCCCTGTGTCATCGGGTTGCCCTTCCACGACGAACTGTCTGAAGAGGACGTATGGCGGGTCGTGTCATGTCTGCCGTGA